In the genome of Chelmon rostratus isolate fCheRos1 chromosome 24, fCheRos1.pri, whole genome shotgun sequence, one region contains:
- the LOC121627605 gene encoding IQ calmodulin-binding motif-containing protein 1-like isoform X2, with the protein MRPVEEGALVSELKRQLEDEELNVEQKVSLLNNGLNKALNMAAVQTDISALARVKSQLYLSGVLSHCVLVLSLDPRRLRGNWSAAATLAQLTSSCCVGVEPGKHSEAFYRLFLPSVMDGLLSLASQLMRRTESLSLFRKVMDSVGWLLRAHTQLTTQVLSSVHYEQIQMCDTATVSLLCVQLWIQTCTSSRDFLSGLSDDSVLLLLNEAVGQLAVSTDSEVGGASVRLILLMASQQELRVHPLLFNFRGLDSLLDKDWRGRGFDQDIDQLIALIQSDKGTRNHTQASAECVRAACVIQAAWRSYQTRRRVKSLNRAVSTLQRRYRARRRQQQQQREAQQWEEELKYQVCVRRQQARREFHQKQRQLLQLLPPDQVQSYLQECERRAAVVIQSFWRGFRERRRYNNTHRHTLRHTHTQQQAARTLQRAVRRFLQQRRAAKAPPTTPFWIGQNGLTDSRRVELKRQVEEYTSLHPSSRVSRQECERLHEEVQLLLMSELQRGDHQRREEERIETLLAHTHTQLELLREAPPLSVVTETEAESFLSPSGPTAARARDAHNAVLQVSRLPWWRTLGETAGVDKFSPAHLQELEAELGGLFVAGSVGVSKITEVDGINL; encoded by the exons ATGAGGCCGGTGGAGGAGGGAGCGCTGGTGTCGGAGCTGAAAAGGCAGCTGGAGGATGAAGAGCTGAATGTGGAGCAGAAAGTCAGCCTGCTCAACAACGGCTTGAACA agGCTCTGAACATGGCAGCGGTGCAGACAGACATCAGTGCGTTGGCTCGTGTGAAGTCTCAGTTGTATCTGAGCGGCGTCCTGAGTCACTGTGTCCTCGTTCTCTCCCTGGATCCCAGAAGGCTGCGGGGCAACTGGAGCGCCGCCGCCACGCTCGCCCAGCTCACCAG ttcCTGTTGTGTGGGGGTGGAACCTGGTAAACATTCGGAGGCCTTTTACAGGCTGTTCCTGCCGTCAGTCATGGATGGCCTGCTGTCATTGGCCAGTCAGCTGATGAGGCGGACAGAG agtTTGTCTCTCTTCAGGAAGGTGATGGATTCAGTCGGCTGGCTGCTCAGAGCTCACACTCAGCTCACCACACAGG ttctCAGCTCAGTCCACTACGAGCAGATCCAGATGTGCGATACTGccactgtgtctctgctctgtgtccaGCTGTGGATTCAAACCTGCACATccagcag ggacTTCCTCTCGGGGTTGAGCGATGACTCTGTCCTGTTGCTGCTCAACGAGGCCGTCGGCCAATTAGCTGTCAGCACTGACTCTGAAGTGGGTGGGGCCTCTGTCAGACTGATTCTCCTCATGGCCAGTCAGCAGGAGTTGCGGGTCCATCCCCTCCTCTTCAAtttcagag GTCTGGACAGCCTACTGGACAAAGACTGGAGGGGGCGGGGATTTGACCAGGACATCGATCAGCTGATTGCACTCATCCAATCCGACAAAGGCACAAGGAACCACACccag gCGTCTGCTGAGTGTGTGCGGGCGGCGTGTGTGATCCAGGCGGCCTGGAGGTCGTATCAGACCAGACGAAGAGTGAAGAGCCTGAACAGAGCTGTCAGCACGCTGCAGAGGAGATAcag ggctcggaggagacagcagcagcagcagagggaggcacAACAATGGGAAGAGGAGTTGAAGTATCAG gtgtgtgtgaggCGTCAGCAGGCGAGGAGGGAATTCCACCAGAAACAAAGACAACTGCTGCAGCTACTTCCTCCtg accagGTGCAGTCGTACCTGCAGGAGTGTGAGCGTCGTGCGGCTGTGGTGATCCAGAGCTTCTGGAGAGGCTTCAGGGAGAGACGGCgctacaacaacacacaccgacacacactgagacacacacacacacagcagcaggccgCCAGGACGCTGCAGAGAgcg GTGCGTCGCTTTCTGCAACAACGACGAGCAGCAAAGGCCCCGCCCACCACACCTTTCTGGATTGGTCAGAATGGTTTGACAGACAGCCGCAGGGTGGAGCTAAagagacaggtggaggaatACACATCTCTACATCCT tcgtCCCGTGTGTCCCGTCAGGAGTGCGAGCGTCTCCACGAGGaggtgcagctgctgctaatgtcggagctgcagagaggagatcatcagaggagggaggaggagaggatcgAGACTCtgctggctcacacacacacacagctggagctgctcagag AAGCCCCGCCCCTCTCTGTTGTCACGGAGACAGAAGCAGAGTCCTTCCTGAGCCCCTCGGGTCCCACTGCCGCTCGTGCCCGTGATGCCCACAATGCagtgctgcaggtgagcaggCTTCCCTGGTGGAGGACTCTGGGAGAGACTGCCGGCGTCGACAAGTTTAGCCCCGCCcatctgcaggagctggaggcggAGCTTGGAGGACTGTTTGTCGCGGGGTCAGTAGGGGTCAGCAAAATCACTGAGGTGGATGGAATAAACCTTTAA
- the LOC121627605 gene encoding IQ calmodulin-binding motif-containing protein 1-like isoform X1 has translation MLHRSLCEVLTDELPLKAVTVRMRPVEEGALVSELKRQLEDEELNVEQKVSLLNNGLNKALNMAAVQTDISALARVKSQLYLSGVLSHCVLVLSLDPRRLRGNWSAAATLAQLTSSCCVGVEPGKHSEAFYRLFLPSVMDGLLSLASQLMRRTESLSLFRKVMDSVGWLLRAHTQLTTQVLSSVHYEQIQMCDTATVSLLCVQLWIQTCTSSRDFLSGLSDDSVLLLLNEAVGQLAVSTDSEVGGASVRLILLMASQQELRVHPLLFNFRGLDSLLDKDWRGRGFDQDIDQLIALIQSDKGTRNHTQASAECVRAACVIQAAWRSYQTRRRVKSLNRAVSTLQRRYRARRRQQQQQREAQQWEEELKYQVCVRRQQARREFHQKQRQLLQLLPPDQVQSYLQECERRAAVVIQSFWRGFRERRRYNNTHRHTLRHTHTQQQAARTLQRAVRRFLQQRRAAKAPPTTPFWIGQNGLTDSRRVELKRQVEEYTSLHPSSRVSRQECERLHEEVQLLLMSELQRGDHQRREEERIETLLAHTHTQLELLREAPPLSVVTETEAESFLSPSGPTAARARDAHNAVLQVSRLPWWRTLGETAGVDKFSPAHLQELEAELGGLFVAGSVGVSKITEVDGINL, from the exons ATGCTACACCGAAGTCTTTGTGAGGTACTGACAGATGAGCT GCCGTTAAAGGCGGTTACGGTGAGGATGAGGCCGGTGGAGGAGGGAGCGCTGGTGTCGGAGCTGAAAAGGCAGCTGGAGGATGAAGAGCTGAATGTGGAGCAGAAAGTCAGCCTGCTCAACAACGGCTTGAACA agGCTCTGAACATGGCAGCGGTGCAGACAGACATCAGTGCGTTGGCTCGTGTGAAGTCTCAGTTGTATCTGAGCGGCGTCCTGAGTCACTGTGTCCTCGTTCTCTCCCTGGATCCCAGAAGGCTGCGGGGCAACTGGAGCGCCGCCGCCACGCTCGCCCAGCTCACCAG ttcCTGTTGTGTGGGGGTGGAACCTGGTAAACATTCGGAGGCCTTTTACAGGCTGTTCCTGCCGTCAGTCATGGATGGCCTGCTGTCATTGGCCAGTCAGCTGATGAGGCGGACAGAG agtTTGTCTCTCTTCAGGAAGGTGATGGATTCAGTCGGCTGGCTGCTCAGAGCTCACACTCAGCTCACCACACAGG ttctCAGCTCAGTCCACTACGAGCAGATCCAGATGTGCGATACTGccactgtgtctctgctctgtgtccaGCTGTGGATTCAAACCTGCACATccagcag ggacTTCCTCTCGGGGTTGAGCGATGACTCTGTCCTGTTGCTGCTCAACGAGGCCGTCGGCCAATTAGCTGTCAGCACTGACTCTGAAGTGGGTGGGGCCTCTGTCAGACTGATTCTCCTCATGGCCAGTCAGCAGGAGTTGCGGGTCCATCCCCTCCTCTTCAAtttcagag GTCTGGACAGCCTACTGGACAAAGACTGGAGGGGGCGGGGATTTGACCAGGACATCGATCAGCTGATTGCACTCATCCAATCCGACAAAGGCACAAGGAACCACACccag gCGTCTGCTGAGTGTGTGCGGGCGGCGTGTGTGATCCAGGCGGCCTGGAGGTCGTATCAGACCAGACGAAGAGTGAAGAGCCTGAACAGAGCTGTCAGCACGCTGCAGAGGAGATAcag ggctcggaggagacagcagcagcagcagagggaggcacAACAATGGGAAGAGGAGTTGAAGTATCAG gtgtgtgtgaggCGTCAGCAGGCGAGGAGGGAATTCCACCAGAAACAAAGACAACTGCTGCAGCTACTTCCTCCtg accagGTGCAGTCGTACCTGCAGGAGTGTGAGCGTCGTGCGGCTGTGGTGATCCAGAGCTTCTGGAGAGGCTTCAGGGAGAGACGGCgctacaacaacacacaccgacacacactgagacacacacacacacagcagcaggccgCCAGGACGCTGCAGAGAgcg GTGCGTCGCTTTCTGCAACAACGACGAGCAGCAAAGGCCCCGCCCACCACACCTTTCTGGATTGGTCAGAATGGTTTGACAGACAGCCGCAGGGTGGAGCTAAagagacaggtggaggaatACACATCTCTACATCCT tcgtCCCGTGTGTCCCGTCAGGAGTGCGAGCGTCTCCACGAGGaggtgcagctgctgctaatgtcggagctgcagagaggagatcatcagaggagggaggaggagaggatcgAGACTCtgctggctcacacacacacacagctggagctgctcagag AAGCCCCGCCCCTCTCTGTTGTCACGGAGACAGAAGCAGAGTCCTTCCTGAGCCCCTCGGGTCCCACTGCCGCTCGTGCCCGTGATGCCCACAATGCagtgctgcaggtgagcaggCTTCCCTGGTGGAGGACTCTGGGAGAGACTGCCGGCGTCGACAAGTTTAGCCCCGCCcatctgcaggagctggaggcggAGCTTGGAGGACTGTTTGTCGCGGGGTCAGTAGGGGTCAGCAAAATCACTGAGGTGGATGGAATAAACCTTTAA